In Persicimonas caeni, a single window of DNA contains:
- the mvaD gene encoding diphosphomevalonate decarboxylase: MKATAIAHPNIALVKYWGKRNIEYNLPAAGSVSLTLGGLETRTTVSFDGGIDADVVELNDNLVDQGPKYDRVAHFLDLVRNRAGIREHARVVSHNDFPTGAGLASSASGFAALAVAATHAAGLDLSDSELSALARRGSGSAARSIFGGFAEMRAGTREDGQDAYAEPICGADHWDLRCVIAVTAHGEKDISSTEGMTRTHQTSPYYDQWVDSVSLDVEWARAAIEQRDFDELARIAEASCLRMHASAMAAEPGIIYWNGTTVDLIHRVRKARKEGLPVFFTIDAGPQVKVFCPAESQTDCELLLRDTDGVRDVLVTHPGEGARLIEETD; the protein is encoded by the coding sequence ATGAAAGCGACGGCGATTGCGCATCCGAATATTGCCCTGGTCAAGTACTGGGGAAAGCGAAATATCGAGTACAACCTGCCCGCAGCCGGCAGCGTGTCGTTGACCCTGGGCGGGCTCGAGACGCGCACGACAGTGAGCTTCGACGGGGGCATCGACGCCGACGTAGTCGAGTTGAACGACAACCTCGTCGATCAGGGGCCTAAATACGACCGCGTCGCTCATTTCCTCGACCTGGTGCGCAACCGGGCCGGCATCCGAGAGCACGCGCGCGTCGTCTCCCACAACGATTTTCCCACGGGCGCAGGCCTCGCCTCGTCGGCGTCGGGTTTTGCCGCGCTCGCCGTGGCGGCGACGCACGCGGCGGGACTCGACCTGTCCGACTCGGAGCTTTCGGCGCTCGCGCGGCGTGGCTCGGGCTCCGCGGCGCGTAGCATCTTCGGCGGCTTCGCCGAAATGCGTGCAGGGACCCGTGAGGATGGCCAAGACGCCTACGCCGAGCCGATTTGCGGCGCCGACCACTGGGATCTTCGCTGCGTCATCGCGGTCACCGCGCATGGCGAGAAGGATATCAGCTCGACCGAGGGGATGACGCGCACGCACCAGACCTCGCCGTATTACGACCAGTGGGTCGACTCGGTCTCGCTCGACGTCGAGTGGGCACGCGCGGCGATCGAGCAGCGCGACTTCGACGAGCTCGCGCGTATCGCCGAGGCGAGTTGCCTGCGCATGCACGCCTCGGCGATGGCTGCCGAGCCGGGCATCATCTACTGGAACGGCACCACCGTCGACCTCATCCACCGGGTGCGCAAGGCGCGCAAAGAGGGCCTGCCGGTCTTCTTTACGATCGACGCCGGCCCGCAGGTCAAAGTCTTCTGCCCCGCCGAGTCCCAGACCGATTGCGAGCTGCTGCTCCGCGACACCGACGGCGTGCGCGACGTGCTGGTGACCCACCCCGGCGAAGGCGCACGACTCATCGAAGAGACCGACTGA
- a CDS encoding mevalonate kinase family protein: MHSSSLTTSAPGKLFLFGEYGVLAGGWSIVAAADRRVLAHRQAEASGYEVVGAQMDDAGVLPREVLAELDAHGHSQYQLAQLSADVRSVFDDVTGEKLGLGSSAASTVALTAACMLDSSDEPIDERIAPKTRAAIFEHAFRAHRSLQGGRGSGADIASSTFGGVIAYRLVEPVAPFSACEVPQDIAADVTTDDAQVSSALSFPDDLRIEALWLESPARSTSFVRCCEEALQEAPSPTQRALCRTSAIAEEALEAFARGRTAEIVELAATADEALTKLGEQIGAPIVIDAHRALRKPARAASIAVKPSGAGGGDFSLAFGPVDAAWESFLQNLPPGVRHIPLELGAQGVRREPRR; the protein is encoded by the coding sequence ATGCATTCGAGCAGTTTGACGACTTCGGCGCCCGGAAAGCTCTTCTTGTTCGGAGAGTACGGGGTGCTCGCCGGCGGCTGGTCCATCGTGGCCGCCGCCGACCGGCGCGTGCTCGCCCATCGACAAGCCGAAGCGAGCGGCTACGAGGTCGTCGGCGCCCAGATGGACGACGCCGGCGTGCTTCCGCGTGAGGTGCTCGCCGAACTCGACGCCCACGGACACAGCCAATATCAGTTGGCGCAGCTGAGCGCCGACGTGCGCAGCGTCTTCGACGATGTGACCGGCGAGAAGCTCGGACTCGGCTCGTCGGCTGCGTCGACCGTCGCGTTGACCGCCGCGTGCATGCTCGATTCGAGCGACGAACCTATCGACGAAAGGATTGCCCCGAAAACTCGCGCCGCCATCTTCGAGCACGCTTTCCGCGCGCACCGGAGCCTGCAGGGCGGCCGCGGGAGCGGCGCAGACATCGCCTCGTCGACCTTCGGCGGCGTCATCGCCTACCGCCTCGTCGAGCCCGTCGCGCCGTTCTCGGCGTGCGAAGTGCCCCAGGACATCGCAGCCGACGTCACCACCGACGACGCCCAAGTCTCGAGCGCCCTCTCCTTCCCCGACGACCTGCGCATCGAAGCGCTCTGGCTCGAAAGCCCTGCGCGCTCGACGAGCTTCGTGCGCTGCTGCGAAGAGGCCCTCCAAGAGGCGCCAAGCCCAACGCAACGCGCGCTGTGCCGAACTTCAGCCATCGCCGAGGAGGCGCTGGAAGCATTCGCCCGAGGGCGGACGGCCGAGATTGTCGAGCTCGCGGCCACCGCCGACGAAGCGCTCACCAAACTCGGAGAGCAAATCGGCGCGCCCATCGTCATCGACGCCCACCGCGCGCTTCGCAAGCCCGCCCGAGCTGCATCCATCGCGGTCAAGCCGTCGGGAGCCGGCGGCGGCGACTTTTCCCTGGCTTTCGGCCCCGTCGATGCCGCGTGGGAATCCTTCTTGCAGAACCTTCCCCCCGGAGTACGCCACATCCCGTTGGAGTTGGGCGCCCAAGGCGTTCGGCGCGAGCCCCGACGGTAG